A stretch of Prunus dulcis chromosome 6, ALMONDv2, whole genome shotgun sequence DNA encodes these proteins:
- the LOC117630290 gene encoding uncharacterized protein LOC117630290 has protein sequence MLAFGASTDQVDEIARMGKPTTLENLVRFCDAIETLYTRDYLRKPMPRDLQKLLQKAEARGFPGMIGSIDYMYGQWENYQLPSKEIMGIKKGEKVLFWKPLLHSIHGFGMPFRSCWILKQPERATSIPGIQRCVERSAAHTFDEEVLHSIMMTCIILHNMIVEDEYDYNTPEVFEPDPMNTTFTRIYERPMGANGQPLEHELLVRDGRSNNYMIDRYTEMQSSYIHERRQVGLMEHLWVVRGNDGE, from the exons ATGCTGGCGTTTGGTGCATCTACAGACCAGGTGGATGAAATTGCTAGGATGGGGAAGCCCACTACTCTAGAGAACTTGGtcagattctgtgatgcaatCGAAACTCTCTACACCAGGGATTACCTTCGCAAACCTATGCCTAGGGACCTCCAAaagcttctacaaaaagccgaagctcgaggtTTTCCAGGCATGATTGGAAGTATCGACTATATGTACGGGCAATGGGAGAATTACCAACTGCCTAGCAAGGAGATTATGGGAATAAAAAAGGGTGAAAAAGTATTATTCTGGAAGCCATTGCTTCATtcgatacatgggtttggcatgccttttcGGAGTTGCTGGATCTTAAAACAACCTGAACGTGCTACGTCAATCCCCGGTATTCAACGATGTGTTGAGCG GAGTGCTGCTCATACGTTTGATGAGGAGGTGCTTCATAGCATTATGATGAcatgcatcatcctccataacatgattgtggaggatgagtatgattatAATACTCCAGAGGTGTTCGAACccgatcccatgaacacgACATTTACAagaatttatgaaaggcctATGGGAGCAAACGGACAACCACTAGAGCATGAACTGTTGGTTAGGGATGGTCGTTCCAACAATTATATGATTGATCGATatacggagatgcaatcgtctTATATTCATGAACGACGTCAAGTTGGCTTGATGGAGCACTTATGGGTGGTGAGAGGCAATGACGGTGAATGA
- the LOC117632067 gene encoding ubiquitin carboxyl-terminal hydrolase 8 — translation MEAVALSEDLSDSTQRSDSDSKQQIYFIPYSWWRDAQDSVLGDSDGKRGILYVTSQASSYAGPMKIINNIFNSDLVFNLKREEDTVHSGENGEVGVSGRDYALVPAEMWVQALRWHSDSKAAVKDGKCFSAAEDDMTDVYPLQLRLSAPRETNSLGVRITKKDNAVEFFKRACKIFSVESEMLRIWDFSGQTSLFFTNEKSKFPSYQRQSEGIPLELQVYGLSDSFKCREGKKDERAAQHSTIANSCCGSSVMMNGSGGITNSNFIRSFWGSSCEAGSLGLTGLQNLGNTCFMNSSIQCLAHTPKLVDYFLGDYGREINPDNPLGMDGEIALAFGDLLRKLWAPGATPVAPRTFKSKLSRFAPQFNGFNQHDSQELLAFLLDGLHEDLNRVKCKPYVEVKDGDGRSDKEVADEYWRNHLARNDSIIVDVCQGQYKSTLVCPVCKKVSVTFDPFMYLSLPLPSTMMRTMTLTVVNTDGNSQPSQYTITVPKHGKFEDLIQGLSVACSLGVNETFLVAEIYNNCILRYLEEPSDSLSLIRDQDQLVAFRFIKDVEQFPLVVFMHQLMEEQYMHGKMTSSFGIPLVSRLCNSASGSDICNLYLKLLKPFQTPRNDSQECLDSSESATLEEVSGTQDTTPPVLGGGVNSCYGNGVDSPLDFGFQFYITDEKGTSKDKKIGMNEIVEKEESKQLNVLVCWPKKYIAEYDTRLLSSLAEVFKSSLFAKKPQESVSLYKCLEAFLKEEPLGPEDMWYCPGCKKHCQASKKLDLWRLPEILVIHLKRFSYSRCFKNKLETYVDFPDDNLDLSTYIAYRSDQLCNRYMLYAVSNHYGSMGGGHYTAFVHHGADRWYDFDDSHVTPVSQDKIKSSAAYVLFYRRVIEV, via the exons ATGGAGGCTGTTGCTCTCTCTGAAGATCTGTCCGATTCCACTCAGCGTTCCGACTCAGACAGCAAACAGCAAATTTACTTCATTCCCTACAG TTGGTGGAGAGATGCACAAGACTCAGTTTTGGGCGATTCGGATGGAAAGAGAGGGATTTTGTATGTGACCTCGCAAGCTTCCTCGTATGCTGGACCTATGAAGATTATCAACAACATTTTCAACTCAGATCTTGTATTTAATCTCAAGCGGGAGGAGGATACTGTGCACAGTGGTGAAAATGGCGAAGTGGGTGTCTCAGGCCGAGACTATGCATTGGTTCCCGCAGAAATGTGGGTTCAGGCACTCAGATG GCATAGTGATTCTAAGGCTGCAGTGAAGGATGGTAAATGTTTTTCAGCTGCGGAAGATGACATGACCGATGTCTATCCTCTACAACTCAGACTTTCTGCTCCGCGAGAAACAAATTCATTGGGAGTAAGGATTACTAAAAAG GATAATGCAGTCGAGTTCTTCAAGAGAGCCTGCAAAATCTTCAGTGTGGAGTCTGAGATG TTGCGCATCTGGGACTTTTCTGGGCAGACAAGCTTATTTTTTACAAATGAGAAAAGTAAGTTTCCAAGTTATCAACGGCAGTCAGAAGGG ATCCCATTGGAGCTGCAAGTATATGGGTTGTCAGATTCCTTTAAGTGCAGGGAAGGGAAAAAAGATGAGAGGGCCGCACAACATTCTACCATTGCAAATTCCTGTTGTGGTTCTTCAGTTATGATGAATGGTTCTGGTGGAATCACAAATTCTAATTTCATTCGTTCATTCTGGGGAAGCTCTTGCGAAGCTGGTTCCTTAGGATTGACAGGACTGCAGAACCTTGGAAATACTTGTTTCATGAATAGTTCCATCCAGTGCTTAGCCCACACCCCAAAGCTGGTTGACTACTTTCTTGGAGATTATGGTAGAGAAATAAATCCGGACAATCCGTTGGGCATGGAT GGGGAGATTGCTTTAGCATTTGGAGATCTGTTAAGGAAGTTATGGGCTCCTGGAGCAACTCCAGTGGCTCCACGGACGTTTAAGTCAAAACTTTCTCGATTTGCTCCGCAGTTTAATGGCTTTAATCAACATGATTCCCAA GAGCTCCTGGCTTTTTTGTTGGATGGACTTCATGAAGATCTTAATCGTGTTAAATGCAAGCCTTATGTAGAAGTTAAGGATGGTGATGGTCGATCAGATAAAGAGGTAGCTGATGAGTATTGGCGAAATCATTTAGCCCGCAATGACTCTATCATTGTTGATGTGTGCCAA GGTCAATATAAATCAACATTAGTTTGTCCTGTTTGCAAAAAGGTGTCTGTTACATTTGATCCATTTATGTACCTCTCGCTACCTTTACCTTCAACAATGATGCGGACAATGACGTTAACAGTTGTCAATACTGATGGAAATTCTCAGCCATCTCAATATACCATTACTGTGCCCAAGcatggaaaatttgaagatcTCATCCAGGGTTTAAGTGTTGCATGTTCATTGGGGGTTAATGAAACCTTTTTGGTGGCTGAG ATATACAACAATTGCATTTTACGTTATCTTGAGGAACCATCTGATTCATTATCTTTAATTAGAGATCAAGACCAGCTAGTTGCTTTTCGGTTTATAAAAGATGTTGAGCAATTCCCTTTGGTCGTGTTCATGCATCAGCTGATGGAGGA GCAGTACATGCATGGAAAAATGACATCAAGCTTTGGAATTCCTCTTGTATCAAGACTTTGTAATTCTGCTAGTGGATCAGATATCTGCAATTTGTACTTAAAATTACTTAAGCCATTTCAAACACCTAGAAATGATTCCCAAGAATGTCTTGATAGTTCAGAGAGCGCCACTCTTGAAGAAGTCAGTGGAACACAGGATACAACACCTCCTGTTTTAGGTGGGGGTGTGAACTCCTGCTATGGAAATGGGGTTGACTCACCTTTGGATTTTGGTTTTCAGTTTTACATAACAGATGAAAAGGGAACTTCCAAGGATAAAAAGATAGGAATGAATGAGATAGTAGAGAAAGAAGAGTCCAAGCAattaaatgtgcttgtatgttGGCCAAAAAAGTACATTGCAGAGTATGATACTCGCCTTCTTAGCTCATTGGCAGAGGTTTTCAAGTCTAGCCTTTTTGCGAAAAAGCCTCAGGAGTCTGTTTCTCTGTATAAGTGCCTTGAAGCGTTCTTGAAGGAGGAACCTCTTGGACCAGAAGACATGTG GTATTGCCCTGGCTGCAAAAAACATTGTCAAGCCAGTAAGAAGTTGGATCTTTGGAGACTGCCAGAGATCTTGGTGATTCATTTGAAGCGGTTCTCATATAGCCGATGTTTTAAGAACAAGCTAGAGACATATGTTGACTTCCCTGATGATAATCTTGATTTGTCAACATACATTGCCTACAGGAGCGACCAGTTATGTAATCGTTACATGCTCTATGCAGTTAGTAATCACTATGGAAGCATGGGGGGTGGTCATTATACTGCATTTGTCCAC CATGGGGCTGATCGGTGGTATGACTTTGATGATAGCCATGTTACCCCTGTCAGCCAGGATAAGATAAAGTCTTCAGCTGCTTATGTTCTTTTCTACAGAAGAGTAATAGAAGTGTGA